In one Brevibacillus composti genomic region, the following are encoded:
- a CDS encoding M20 family metallopeptidase: MVHQVISSVDEKEVVRLTQELVRIPSVYRPGMTDGNEERVARFVADYLRQMGLQVHYEEVVPGRPNVIAFYDSGRPGKTLLFEAHTDVVTEGDREAWSYDPFGGQIAGNRIYGRGSCDTKGNLAAAICAVKAIQRAEIPFYGKILLCIPCDEEGMMIGIKDFIRRGWAKGVDAAIICEPEENQLCITQKGAIRAILRTYGKMAHGAMPLTGINPNTRMARAIVALEELERKEMARLGNHPMLGWPSITPTILQAPVKGDAQINVVPDQCMTTLDIRTVPGQEHQALVGEMNQILEMLAREDEHFKATLEVIEERPWTLTAMEEPIVTAVADAYRDLTGKEPVYNGVPGATDGTFLHQAGIPILTTGAGDRHIPHHADEYVEIDQLVESTQLFALSALLYLTQPVHR; encoded by the coding sequence ATGGTCCACCAAGTGATTTCCAGCGTCGATGAAAAAGAAGTGGTTCGTCTGACTCAGGAGTTGGTTCGCATCCCCAGCGTCTACCGGCCGGGTATGACTGACGGCAATGAAGAGAGAGTCGCCCGGTTCGTCGCTGATTATTTGCGCCAGATGGGGCTTCAGGTGCATTACGAGGAAGTGGTGCCGGGGCGGCCCAATGTAATCGCCTTCTACGACTCCGGCCGTCCGGGCAAGACGCTCCTCTTTGAAGCGCATACCGATGTCGTCACCGAGGGAGACCGCGAAGCCTGGAGCTACGACCCCTTTGGCGGACAAATAGCCGGCAATCGCATCTACGGACGGGGCTCCTGTGATACCAAAGGCAATCTGGCGGCAGCGATCTGCGCGGTGAAAGCCATACAGCGGGCGGAAATCCCTTTCTACGGCAAAATCCTGCTCTGCATCCCCTGTGACGAGGAAGGCATGATGATCGGGATCAAGGATTTTATCCGCAGGGGCTGGGCCAAGGGCGTGGACGCGGCGATCATCTGCGAACCGGAGGAGAATCAGCTGTGCATTACGCAAAAAGGAGCCATCCGGGCGATCCTCCGCACGTACGGCAAAATGGCCCACGGGGCAATGCCCCTCACTGGCATCAATCCCAATACGCGCATGGCCCGCGCGATCGTGGCACTTGAGGAGCTGGAGCGAAAAGAGATGGCCCGGCTGGGAAATCACCCGATGCTCGGCTGGCCCAGCATCACGCCGACGATCCTGCAAGCGCCGGTGAAGGGAGACGCCCAGATCAATGTCGTGCCTGATCAATGCATGACGACGCTGGACATCCGTACCGTGCCGGGACAGGAGCACCAGGCCTTGGTTGGGGAGATGAATCAGATCCTGGAGATGCTGGCCCGCGAGGATGAGCACTTCAAAGCGACGCTGGAAGTCATCGAGGAGCGGCCGTGGACCCTGACCGCGATGGAGGAGCCGATTGTGACCGCTGTCGCCGACGCCTACCGGGATTTGACGGGAAAAGAGCCGGTGTACAATGGTGTGCCGGGTGCCACGGACGGCACTTTCCTGCACCAGGCAGGCATCCCCATCCTGACGACGGGTGCTGGCGACCGGCATATCCCGCATCATGCAGATGAATACGTAGAGATCGATCAGCTGGTTGAATCGACACAGTTATTCGCCTTGTCGGCGTTGCTGTACCTGACGCAGCCGGTCCACCGTTAA
- a CDS encoding M3 family oligoendopeptidase — MDMRWNLDGLYTSFESPELQQDWEKLSRLITELQEWTRENLQSDAEPVAKMEAYITQLTTILQVQSRLYSFAELTASVDAKNEKALQLVERIQDMAVELVEPGVLFQKWLGGIEQLDRCIEASPLLETHRYFLTETAEKSKYLLSEKEEIVLAKMKNTGSNAWSKLQEMLTSTLLVDIQVDGEEKQLPLPIVRNMAYEKDPQVRKTAYEAELAAYKKIEESSAASLNGIKGEVITVSKLRGYASPLEKTLLDSRMDQETLDAMLTAMRESLPAFHKYYQAKAKLLGHEKGLPFYDLFAPVGEADMRFTYQEARDFIVKHFASFSDKLASYAARAFDNRWIDAEPREGKRGGAFCYNLHVIKESRIMSNFTGSYNDVSTLAHELGHGYHGECLVEEAFLNSDYPMPIAETASILCETIIAKAALEQASEEEAFAILENDLSGAGQVIVDIYSRFLFESELFKRREQGSLSVNELKSIMLQAQKDAYGDGLDHEVLHPYMWVCKPHYYYADLNFYNFPYAFGLLFAKGLYAVYLERGDSFVQQYDELLAVTGKKKIADVAAIMDVDVRSVDFWRGSLQLIQEDIERFVRLADAKK, encoded by the coding sequence GTGGATATGCGTTGGAATTTAGACGGTTTGTATACGTCTTTTGAATCACCCGAATTACAGCAAGATTGGGAGAAGCTCTCCCGACTGATCACGGAATTGCAGGAATGGACCAGAGAAAATCTGCAATCCGATGCCGAGCCTGTCGCGAAAATGGAAGCGTACATAACCCAATTGACAACCATTCTGCAGGTCCAATCGCGTCTGTACAGCTTTGCCGAGCTGACCGCCAGCGTGGATGCCAAGAATGAAAAAGCGCTGCAACTGGTAGAGCGGATTCAAGATATGGCAGTAGAACTCGTTGAGCCGGGTGTTCTCTTTCAGAAATGGCTGGGTGGCATAGAACAGTTGGACCGCTGTATCGAAGCGTCTCCGCTGCTTGAAACCCATCGCTATTTCTTGACGGAAACCGCAGAGAAAAGCAAGTATTTGCTCAGTGAAAAAGAAGAGATCGTTCTCGCCAAGATGAAGAATACCGGCTCCAATGCCTGGTCCAAGCTGCAAGAGATGCTGACCTCCACGCTTTTGGTCGACATCCAGGTGGACGGAGAAGAGAAGCAGCTTCCTCTGCCAATCGTGCGCAACATGGCCTATGAGAAAGATCCGCAGGTGCGCAAAACCGCGTATGAAGCGGAGTTGGCCGCGTATAAAAAAATCGAGGAATCGTCGGCGGCCAGCCTGAACGGGATCAAAGGTGAAGTGATCACCGTATCCAAACTGCGCGGCTATGCGTCTCCCTTGGAAAAGACGCTTCTCGACTCCCGCATGGACCAGGAGACCCTGGACGCGATGCTGACCGCCATGCGCGAAAGCCTGCCCGCTTTCCACAAGTATTACCAAGCGAAGGCAAAACTGCTCGGCCATGAAAAAGGTCTCCCCTTTTACGATCTGTTCGCACCTGTGGGCGAGGCAGATATGCGCTTCACCTATCAGGAAGCGCGCGATTTTATCGTGAAACATTTCGCTAGCTTCAGCGACAAGCTGGCCTCGTATGCGGCGCGCGCTTTTGACAACCGCTGGATCGATGCGGAGCCGAGAGAGGGCAAGCGGGGCGGAGCCTTCTGCTACAATCTCCATGTGATCAAGGAAAGCCGCATCATGTCCAATTTCACAGGCAGCTATAACGATGTCAGCACGCTCGCTCACGAATTGGGACACGGGTACCACGGAGAATGTCTCGTGGAAGAAGCATTTTTGAACAGCGATTATCCGATGCCCATCGCCGAGACCGCATCGATTCTCTGTGAGACCATCATCGCCAAAGCGGCCCTGGAGCAAGCGTCCGAAGAGGAAGCCTTTGCGATCCTGGAGAACGATCTCTCCGGAGCGGGACAGGTCATTGTGGATATTTACAGCCGCTTCCTGTTTGAGTCGGAGCTGTTCAAACGTCGCGAACAAGGCTCCCTCTCCGTGAACGAACTGAAGTCCATCATGCTGCAGGCCCAAAAGGACGCCTATGGAGACGGCCTGGATCACGAAGTGCTTCACCCGTACATGTGGGTGTGCAAGCCTCACTATTATTACGCAGATTTGAATTTCTACAACTTCCCTTACGCATTCGGCCTGTTGTTCGCCAAAGGCCTGTATGCGGTATACCTGGAGCGCGGCGACTCGTTCGTCCAGCAGTACGATGAGCTATTGGCAGTGACCGGCAAAAAGAAAATCGCCGATGTCGCGGCCATCATGGATGTCGATGTGCGCTCGGTTGACTTCTGGCGCGGTTCCCTGCAGCTGATTCAAGAAGACATCGAGCGCTTTGTCCGCCTGGCAGATGCGAAAAAGTAA
- a CDS encoding HEAT repeat domain-containing protein, whose product MFQHIEAAYLFLLVSSVLIVIGVLILLFLKYRQTYLTREKERLHRKHKEYVAYVLAHLDADQPLEMPVGPLEKLDLIVLEELLIEIAERVKGKHRMKVGELFEKLGLPELEISRLQQLPGPMRSDAAYKLGAMGYEKATPALFAAWESEKDEAGRYIIARAIARCTKTVADLRKMVENMIACGADSPRLLAELLQDSPLDLQPLLREWMTSEDHRFVLVSLACLPATAVDEGWTECLWRQVQSVEKEVRIQSAKRLLTVDELAADRIQALLTHPDWEIRALIVKAIGGWQKESYVPELLAAIEDENWWVKYHAARSLVRVGEEGFRALCEIAARTTRKETADLALQLIQEALREERSSLASAKNHSTRRTIYNDTFQRQQQRVIS is encoded by the coding sequence ATGTTTCAGCATATTGAGGCGGCGTATCTATTCCTGCTCGTATCATCCGTCTTGATCGTGATCGGGGTTTTGATTCTCTTGTTTTTGAAATACAGGCAAACGTATCTGACGCGCGAAAAAGAGCGTCTGCACCGCAAGCATAAGGAGTATGTCGCCTACGTGCTCGCCCATTTGGATGCCGATCAGCCGCTGGAGATGCCGGTCGGCCCGCTGGAAAAGCTGGATTTGATCGTGCTGGAAGAGTTGCTGATCGAAATTGCCGAACGCGTAAAAGGGAAACACCGCATGAAAGTAGGGGAGCTCTTCGAAAAACTGGGGTTGCCTGAGCTGGAGATAAGCCGCTTGCAGCAGCTCCCCGGTCCGATGCGCAGTGATGCCGCCTACAAGTTGGGGGCGATGGGCTACGAGAAGGCGACGCCTGCCTTGTTCGCCGCGTGGGAGTCGGAAAAGGACGAGGCTGGCCGCTATATTATCGCCAGAGCCATCGCCCGTTGTACGAAGACCGTGGCCGATTTGCGAAAGATGGTGGAAAACATGATCGCATGCGGAGCGGACTCCCCGCGGCTGTTGGCGGAGCTGCTGCAAGATTCGCCGCTCGATCTGCAGCCGCTGCTGCGCGAATGGATGACGAGCGAAGATCATCGCTTTGTGCTGGTTTCCCTTGCATGCCTTCCCGCCACGGCAGTGGACGAGGGATGGACAGAGTGCTTGTGGAGGCAGGTCCAGTCTGTTGAAAAAGAAGTTCGAATCCAGTCTGCCAAGCGTCTGCTGACCGTAGATGAACTCGCTGCGGACCGGATTCAGGCGCTGTTGACCCACCCCGACTGGGAGATCCGTGCACTGATCGTCAAAGCGATCGGCGGCTGGCAGAAGGAGAGCTATGTGCCGGAGCTCCTCGCCGCGATCGAAGATGAAAACTGGTGGGTAAAATATCACGCGGCGCGCAGCCTCGTCAGAGTGGGAGAGGAAGGTTTCCGCGCCCTGTGCGAAATCGCGGCTCGCACGACGCGCAAGGAAACAGCCGATCTCGCGCTGCAGCTGATCCAGGAAGCCTTGCGGGAGGAGCGCTCCTCACTTGCCTCGGCTAAAAATCACAGCACCCGGCGCACCATTTACAACGATACGTTCCAACGCCAACAACAGCGAGTCATCTCATGA
- a CDS encoding glycosyltransferase family 2 protein, whose product MRDFLLGYGMFAMYYVFVVNSLYLIINIFSHVNIYTIMKRSRFSRFQSLAGSTRVPPVSILVPAYNEELTIIENVRSLLALRYPQFEVIVINDGSRDDTLGVLIREFGLVRQTHTYVRNVVPASPISGIYHNPQYPQLFVIDKENGGKADSLNAGINFSHYPMIASIDADSLLERDALIRMAQVYMENPEETIAIGGNVRIANGCKIEDGLVKEVNLPKKLLPMFQTIEYMKAFLGGRIGWSSINGLIIVSGAFGLFRKDCVIEVGGYREGYPGEDMNIIIKLHKYMLEKKQKYRIAFCPDAVCWTQAPDTLHILSSQRKRWGRGNLKNMIEYRHMLFHPKYKVMGMLTMPYNVMFETLNPYFKLTGFLALLGYSYYDMTHAHIVLVFMAVNLIYGYLLTISGILLEELAFRRYTRMSDLVKLLGYGFLMFFGYYQLGAIWRVLGHIDFLRNNNTWGVMTRQSWKVETRQQSS is encoded by the coding sequence ATGAGAGATTTTTTGCTGGGATACGGAATGTTTGCGATGTATTACGTGTTTGTCGTCAATTCCCTCTATCTCATCATCAACATCTTTTCCCATGTGAATATTTACACAATTATGAAGCGTTCCCGCTTTTCCCGCTTTCAGTCGCTGGCCGGTTCGACGAGAGTCCCGCCGGTCTCTATCCTAGTACCCGCCTACAATGAAGAGCTGACCATCATCGAAAACGTCCGTTCGCTCCTCGCCTTGCGTTATCCGCAATTCGAGGTAATTGTCATCAACGACGGGTCCAGAGACGATACTTTGGGAGTCTTGATCCGAGAATTCGGACTGGTGCGACAGACACACACCTACGTGCGCAATGTCGTGCCAGCCAGTCCAATCAGCGGCATCTACCACAATCCGCAGTATCCGCAGCTGTTCGTGATCGATAAGGAAAACGGCGGGAAGGCGGATTCGCTGAATGCGGGCATCAACTTTTCGCACTATCCGATGATCGCCTCCATCGATGCGGACTCGCTTCTGGAACGCGATGCGCTGATTCGCATGGCCCAGGTGTATATGGAAAATCCGGAGGAAACGATCGCGATCGGCGGAAATGTCCGCATCGCCAACGGCTGCAAGATCGAGGACGGACTGGTGAAAGAAGTGAATTTGCCGAAAAAGCTGCTGCCCATGTTTCAGACCATCGAATACATGAAGGCTTTTCTCGGGGGCCGGATCGGCTGGAGCTCGATCAACGGATTGATTATCGTTTCCGGTGCCTTTGGGCTTTTCCGCAAAGATTGCGTGATCGAAGTAGGGGGCTATCGCGAGGGGTACCCCGGTGAAGATATGAACATCATCATCAAGCTGCACAAGTACATGCTGGAAAAGAAACAGAAATACCGGATCGCCTTTTGCCCCGATGCCGTCTGCTGGACCCAGGCACCCGATACGCTGCACATCCTGTCCAGCCAACGGAAGCGCTGGGGGCGGGGAAATTTGAAGAACATGATCGAGTACCGGCACATGCTGTTTCATCCGAAATACAAGGTGATGGGCATGTTGACGATGCCCTACAACGTCATGTTTGAGACGCTGAATCCGTATTTCAAGCTGACCGGCTTTCTCGCCCTGCTCGGCTACAGCTACTACGACATGACCCATGCCCATATCGTGCTGGTATTTATGGCGGTCAACCTGATCTACGGCTATCTGCTGACGATCAGCGGTATTTTGCTGGAGGAACTGGCGTTTCGCAGATACACGCGGATGAGTGATCTGGTCAAGCTTCTCGGGTACGGCTTTCTCATGTTTTTCGGCTACTATCAGTTGGGCGCCATCTGGCGTGTACTCGGACATATCGATTTTCTCCGCAACAATAATACCTGGGGAGTCATGACGCGCCAGAGCTGGAAGGTCGAAACCAGGCAGCAATCTTCCTAG
- a CDS encoding response regulator → MNPVEKSMAKPPGFVEKLRYLFRYYEASKMACGMIAIRCRHRGDPEWKELQEFLANQRPELAASFCYEENAKRLVILAEELTVAETHYLAIVIKEYLQRTEQLAGGAAVAAYPESGDAMEEILMEMTERLNQKPFPHAGIQVVLRPEEKWDRPPRLLLVESDPVIQQILSVRLAKNGYEIFQALDGKEGQQKILQVQPDLIITELTLPVMNGYQLIDWVQRQHGQTAACKIVVLTDRRLEEDMSHCFQKGVADFLTKPFSPVELDWRIKRLLIS, encoded by the coding sequence ATGAATCCGGTAGAGAAGTCCATGGCGAAACCGCCGGGCTTTGTTGAAAAGCTGCGATATCTATTCCGGTACTATGAAGCGAGCAAAATGGCCTGCGGAATGATCGCGATCCGCTGCCGGCATCGCGGAGATCCCGAGTGGAAGGAATTGCAGGAGTTTCTCGCAAATCAGCGGCCTGAATTGGCGGCGTCATTCTGTTACGAGGAGAATGCAAAACGTCTGGTGATCCTCGCGGAAGAGTTGACGGTGGCAGAAACACATTACCTGGCGATCGTGATCAAAGAGTATTTGCAAAGAACCGAACAATTGGCGGGAGGCGCCGCGGTGGCCGCCTACCCGGAAAGCGGCGATGCCATGGAGGAGATCCTGATGGAGATGACGGAGCGCTTGAACCAAAAGCCCTTTCCACACGCGGGAATCCAAGTCGTGCTCAGGCCCGAGGAAAAATGGGACCGACCGCCTCGATTGCTCCTGGTAGAAAGCGATCCTGTGATTCAGCAAATCCTCTCCGTCCGTCTAGCCAAAAACGGCTATGAAATTTTCCAGGCCCTAGACGGCAAAGAGGGACAGCAAAAAATCCTGCAGGTGCAGCCTGATCTGATCATCACCGAGCTCACCCTGCCTGTGATGAACGGCTACCAGCTGATCGACTGGGTGCAAAGACAGCACGGGCAGACCGCCGCTTGCAAAATCGTCGTACTGACGGACCGACGCTTGGAGGAGGACATGTCGCATTGCTTCCAAAAAGGAGTGGCGGACTTCTTGACCAAACCGTTTTCTCCCGTCGAGCTGGATTGGCGAATCAAACGACTACTCATCTCGTAG
- a CDS encoding nucleotide sugar dehydrogenase encodes MDRYTALKQKIEAKTARIGVIGLGYVGLPLAVEIAQSGFTVFGVDLDIGKIETLQRGESYIRDVPSESVEQLVREGKLIPTTDYRVLKELDAISICVPTPLSENQDPDTSYISRVVDQIKHYIQNGPLITLESTTYPGTTEELIQRELERMGYQAGSDFFLCFSPERVDPGNHRFSTTNTPKVIGGTTAKCLELGVQLYSHFIRQIVPVSSTKVAEMSKLLENTFRSINIAFINEMALMCERMDIDVWEVIKASSTKPFGFMPFYPGPGIGGHCIPLDPMYLSWKAKGYRFFSKFIDLAQSINNSMPDYVVYKTSVILNMYAKSIRNSRVLLLGMAYKPDIDDLRESPSLQVYELFKEAGALVDYYDPYAQSFIDQSGKEVHSVSYDAKAWRNYDCMILLTNHKVFPYRAWAELGVAILDTRNAFDGIQVPHLYKLGNSVKNAKITEASLAI; translated from the coding sequence ATGGACCGATATACAGCGCTTAAACAAAAAATCGAGGCAAAGACAGCCAGGATAGGCGTCATTGGACTGGGGTATGTGGGACTTCCTTTGGCCGTGGAGATAGCGCAAAGCGGCTTTACCGTGTTCGGCGTGGACCTGGACATCGGCAAAATCGAAACATTGCAGCGTGGGGAATCGTACATACGAGATGTGCCAAGCGAGTCCGTGGAACAGCTGGTGCGGGAAGGGAAGTTGATTCCAACGACAGACTACCGCGTCCTGAAGGAACTGGATGCCATCAGCATCTGCGTGCCCACTCCGCTGAGCGAGAATCAGGACCCGGATACGTCGTACATATCCCGTGTAGTCGACCAGATCAAGCATTACATTCAAAATGGTCCGCTCATCACCCTTGAGAGCACCACATATCCAGGCACCACAGAAGAGTTGATTCAGCGGGAGCTAGAGCGGATGGGGTATCAAGCGGGAAGCGACTTCTTCCTCTGCTTTTCGCCCGAGCGGGTCGATCCGGGGAATCATCGATTTTCCACGACCAATACGCCCAAGGTGATTGGCGGCACGACAGCGAAATGTCTGGAGCTGGGCGTCCAGCTGTACAGCCACTTTATCCGCCAGATCGTCCCGGTCTCTTCCACGAAGGTGGCGGAGATGTCGAAGCTGCTGGAAAATACGTTCCGCAGCATCAATATCGCGTTTATCAATGAAATGGCGCTGATGTGCGAACGAATGGACATCGATGTGTGGGAAGTGATCAAGGCTTCTTCCACCAAGCCGTTCGGATTCATGCCGTTTTATCCCGGTCCTGGCATCGGCGGACATTGCATACCGCTGGACCCGATGTACCTGTCCTGGAAGGCCAAGGGATACCGGTTTTTCAGTAAGTTCATTGATCTGGCCCAGTCGATTAACAACAGCATGCCAGACTACGTGGTCTACAAGACATCCGTGATTCTGAACATGTACGCCAAATCCATCCGCAACTCACGGGTCCTTCTGCTGGGGATGGCTTACAAGCCGGATATTGATGATTTGCGGGAATCGCCTTCGCTGCAAGTGTATGAATTGTTTAAAGAGGCAGGAGCGCTGGTCGATTACTATGACCCGTACGCCCAATCCTTTATCGATCAGAGCGGCAAGGAAGTCCACAGCGTCTCCTATGACGCAAAAGCATGGCGAAATTATGATTGCATGATCCTTTTGACAAATCACAAGGTGTTTCCGTACCGCGCATGGGCCGAATTGGGCGTAGCCATTCTCGATACGCGCAACGCATTTGACGGAATCCAAGTCCCGCATCTGTATAAATTGGGGAATTCCGTCAAAAACGCGAAAATTACAGAAGCATCGCTCGCGATCTAA
- a CDS encoding C40 family peptidase, translating to MKLATRILTVLSFCALMPIPAHASSPVYVVEAGDTLMKIAREHQTTVQELMQSNQLTTDRLAIGQKLTLPKIAAPAQYAATQAVATERPDTLPPADILSSEQPAPIRTGVKARITGDIVNVRTAPSLDAEIAGKLPLGAVVDVLEPGAEWTRVAFGQGESYIASAYLAEISATANAGQPPVSLSSERLQAIIGPLLKTPYILGGTTPDGFDCSGFTSYVFQQLGITLPRTSEDQFRSGQAIPFEEAAPGDLIFYDSLRKGRVSHVAIYMGDGMIAHANGEDVRFEKLATMHKLYPFYGVKRYIAE from the coding sequence ATGAAACTTGCGACAAGAATACTCACCGTTCTCTCCTTTTGCGCACTGATGCCGATTCCTGCGCATGCTTCCTCCCCTGTATACGTGGTGGAAGCAGGTGATACCCTGATGAAAATCGCGCGTGAGCACCAGACGACTGTGCAAGAGCTGATGCAGAGCAATCAGCTCACCACAGATCGCCTCGCCATCGGCCAAAAACTCACACTGCCTAAAATTGCGGCTCCAGCCCAATACGCTGCTACGCAAGCTGTCGCAACGGAACGTCCGGATACACTCCCACCGGCCGATATTCTCTCAAGCGAACAGCCCGCCCCCATTCGCACCGGGGTGAAAGCGCGGATCACGGGCGATATCGTCAATGTCAGAACGGCCCCGTCTCTGGATGCGGAAATCGCCGGAAAGCTGCCTTTGGGAGCTGTCGTCGACGTTCTGGAACCGGGAGCAGAATGGACCCGTGTCGCTTTTGGCCAAGGAGAATCCTATATCGCCAGCGCCTATCTCGCAGAGATCAGCGCCACCGCCAATGCCGGCCAGCCGCCGGTATCCCTCTCCTCCGAGAGACTGCAAGCGATCATCGGTCCGCTGCTCAAAACCCCGTACATCCTGGGCGGCACCACCCCTGACGGCTTCGACTGCAGCGGCTTCACCTCTTATGTATTCCAGCAGCTGGGCATCACGCTGCCGCGCACATCCGAAGATCAGTTTCGGAGCGGACAAGCCATCCCGTTCGAGGAAGCCGCACCCGGCGATCTTATTTTTTACGATTCCCTGCGCAAAGGACGCGTCTCCCACGTCGCCATCTACATGGGGGATGGCATGATCGCGCACGCCAATGGAGAAGATGTCCGATTTGAAAAATTGGCAACTATGCACAAGCTGTACCCCTTCTATGGCGTGAAGCGATACATCGCCGAATAA
- a CDS encoding DsbA family oxidoreductase, translating into MIIEIYQDTICPWCRIGKKKLFDAIEQWDGQPLTIRYRAYQLNPDTPKEGLPFWESMAAMKGGMDVVGQMVQHAANAGEAAGVPFRFDQVKKWPHTFASHQLIKLAPADKQTSVLDAVYRAYFEDGQDIGQLDVLLRIAGEHGMDPDETRRQIEAGEKADEIEEDLRYAAELQITGVPFFIIDGKFALSGAHPVENFLKAFQQAAETP; encoded by the coding sequence ATGATCATTGAGATTTATCAAGACACGATCTGTCCTTGGTGCCGAATCGGCAAAAAGAAATTATTCGATGCGATTGAGCAGTGGGACGGGCAGCCGCTTACCATTCGCTATCGCGCCTATCAGCTTAACCCGGATACGCCGAAAGAAGGCCTGCCTTTCTGGGAATCGATGGCAGCGATGAAGGGCGGCATGGACGTGGTGGGGCAAATGGTGCAGCATGCGGCAAACGCAGGTGAGGCGGCTGGAGTGCCCTTTCGGTTTGACCAGGTAAAAAAGTGGCCCCATACATTTGCCTCTCATCAGCTCATCAAACTGGCTCCTGCGGATAAACAGACCTCGGTCCTCGATGCCGTGTACCGGGCCTATTTTGAGGATGGGCAAGACATCGGCCAACTCGATGTTTTGCTCAGAATCGCCGGTGAACATGGGATGGATCCGGACGAAACGCGCCGCCAAATCGAAGCCGGGGAAAAAGCGGATGAGATCGAGGAAGATTTGCGCTATGCAGCAGAACTGCAAATTACGGGTGTTCCCTTTTTTATCATCGACGGCAAATTTGCCTTATCCGGTGCCCATCCGGTAGAGAATTTTCTCAAAGCGTTTCAGCAGGCTGCCGAGACGCCCTGA
- a CDS encoding VanW family protein produces MNNRSRYWIIPVISAFALSVWHAPFAHAAGLAEPAAPQHPAPGGVQTSPGAPTQPETGPAPANLPANPAVTQPAEGEAPALVPAYDRHELIQKLGVDEEQVLGIYYTSMEGSTDNRKHNIVKAMRKINGEKIKPGEIFSYNEEVGNSNLAEDNWKEAHVIVNGQLTAGYGGGICQVSSTLFNAVQEAKLPIVERHTHSKTVGYVPVGQDATVAYGLLDFRFSNPFDHTLTIKAKVFDDTNVVIAILKK; encoded by the coding sequence GTGAACAATCGATCTCGTTACTGGATCATCCCTGTCATATCCGCGTTCGCGCTTTCCGTCTGGCATGCTCCCTTTGCCCATGCCGCAGGTCTTGCAGAGCCCGCTGCTCCGCAACACCCAGCCCCGGGAGGTGTACAGACATCCCCAGGCGCACCGACGCAACCGGAGACCGGACCGGCGCCAGCCAACCTTCCTGCAAATCCAGCAGTGACGCAGCCAGCCGAAGGCGAAGCACCGGCACTCGTGCCAGCGTACGACAGGCACGAGCTGATTCAAAAACTGGGTGTCGACGAGGAACAGGTCCTGGGCATCTACTACACTTCCATGGAAGGCAGCACCGATAACCGGAAGCATAATATAGTAAAAGCCATGCGCAAAATTAACGGCGAAAAAATTAAGCCGGGCGAAATCTTTTCCTACAATGAAGAGGTAGGCAACTCCAACCTGGCCGAAGATAACTGGAAAGAAGCGCATGTAATCGTGAACGGCCAGTTGACGGCGGGATACGGGGGCGGCATCTGCCAGGTTTCCTCTACGCTCTTCAACGCAGTTCAAGAGGCGAAGCTCCCCATCGTGGAGCGGCATACGCACAGCAAGACGGTCGGCTATGTGCCCGTCGGACAGGACGCCACTGTGGCATATGGTTTGCTCGATTTTCGATTCTCCAACCCATTTGACCATACGCTGACCATCAAAGCCAAAGTTTTTGACGATACGAATGTCGTAATTGCGATCCTGAAAAAATAG
- a CDS encoding fumarylacetoacetate hydrolase family protein has translation METIRNIFCVGRNYRLHAEELGNAVPTVPMLFGKPTHSLTLTNGQTIELPGNRGEVHYEAELVIHIARPFSEGASLEEMIDKIALGIDFTLRDVQSELKKNSHPWLLAKGFRHSAVITPFQPFPGLAVCEQTDFSLNINGEQAQRGNIRNMIFDLMTIIRYTHEHFGLGAGDIIFTGTPEGVGPTKNGDHFSLLWGDQIWGEFTATFS, from the coding sequence ATGGAAACCATCCGCAATATTTTCTGTGTGGGACGCAATTACAGACTTCATGCCGAAGAATTGGGCAATGCCGTGCCTACTGTGCCGATGCTGTTCGGCAAGCCGACTCATTCGCTGACCCTGACGAATGGGCAGACGATCGAGCTTCCGGGCAACCGCGGCGAGGTGCATTACGAAGCGGAGCTCGTCATACATATCGCCAGACCGTTTTCCGAAGGAGCCAGCCTGGAGGAGATGATCGACAAAATCGCCCTGGGGATTGACTTTACCTTGCGCGATGTGCAGAGCGAGCTGAAAAAGAATAGCCACCCCTGGCTTTTGGCAAAAGGCTTTCGCCATTCGGCCGTGATCACGCCGTTTCAGCCATTTCCGGGATTGGCTGTGTGCGAGCAGACCGATTTTTCCCTGAACATCAATGGGGAGCAGGCACAGCGGGGAAATATTCGCAACATGATCTTTGACCTGATGACGATTATCCGCTACACGCATGAACATTTCGGACTCGGGGCGGGCGATATTATTTTTACCGGAACGCCTGAAGGCGTCGGCCCGACCAAAAATGGCGACCATTTTTCCCTGCTCTGGGGAGACCAGATTTGGGGAGAATTTACAGCGACGTTCTCTTAA